A genome region from Corynebacterium uberis includes the following:
- a CDS encoding septum formation initiator family protein, translating into MIHTPRRRGRVPVVSRDLEPAPRRRPHPRMALSVAEVGVIIVFTLLILFAVAVPLRNYFQGRSEIAQVSQAIAAKQEQKAQLEGEISRYNSDAYVREQARRRLGVIDKGETAFRILDPAMDNAPNTGEQPTEDHAPTQWWQLLWDSVSTPPEPENKPAPIDMHLPLQAPAGQPTNAQ; encoded by the coding sequence CGCGGGCGTGTCCCTGTGGTCTCCCGTGACCTAGAACCGGCGCCGCGCAGGCGCCCCCACCCGCGCATGGCGCTGTCCGTGGCGGAGGTAGGCGTGATCATCGTGTTCACCCTGCTCATCCTCTTTGCTGTTGCCGTCCCACTGCGCAACTACTTCCAGGGGCGCAGCGAAATCGCCCAAGTCAGCCAGGCCATCGCGGCAAAACAAGAGCAAAAAGCCCAGCTCGAAGGGGAAATCAGCCGCTACAACTCGGACGCCTACGTGCGCGAGCAGGCGCGGCGGCGACTCGGAGTCATTGATAAGGGCGAAACCGCCTTCCGGATCCTCGACCCCGCAATGGATAACGCCCCCAACACCGGTGAGCAGCCCACCGAAGATCACGCCCCCACCCAGTGGTGGCAGCTCCTGTGGGACTCCGTATCCACCCCGCCAGAGCCGGAGAACAAACCCGCGCCCATTGACATGCACCTGCCGCTCCAGGCGCCTGCCGGGCAGCCCACAAACGCCCAATGA
- a CDS encoding DUF501 domain-containing protein produces MTVTAADLEQVSRQLGRRPRGVLDIAYRTPDGAPAVVTTAPRLDDGTPFPTLYYLTDPRLTAEASRLEGAHVMAAMTQRLAHDTALAQDYRAAHDHYLATRNALEDLGTEFSGGGMPDRVKCLHVLIAYALAEGPNRIRLGTEAVALAAEHGNLRGTAIPAQWPTLEQLGVTWSDFGLTSPDEGEPRSS; encoded by the coding sequence ATGACTGTCACTGCCGCCGACCTTGAGCAGGTCTCCCGCCAGCTTGGCCGCCGCCCCCGCGGGGTTCTGGATATCGCCTACCGCACCCCGGACGGTGCCCCCGCCGTTGTCACCACCGCCCCGCGACTCGACGACGGCACCCCCTTTCCCACCCTGTACTACCTCACCGACCCCCGCCTCACCGCGGAGGCCTCCCGCCTAGAAGGCGCCCACGTCATGGCCGCCATGACGCAGCGCCTGGCACACGATACCGCCCTGGCGCAGGACTACCGCGCCGCCCACGACCACTACCTGGCCACGCGCAACGCCTTAGAGGACCTGGGCACCGAGTTCTCCGGTGGCGGGATGCCGGATCGGGTCAAATGCCTCCACGTGCTCATCGCCTACGCCCTGGCGGAGGGGCCCAACCGGATCCGACTAGGCACCGAGGCCGTCGCGCTGGCCGCCGAGCACGGCAACCTGCGCGGCACCGCCATCCCAGCCCAGTGGCCCACCCTGGAGCAACTGGGCGTAACCTGGTCTGACTTTGGGCTCACATCCCCCGACGAAGGAGAACCGCGTTCCTCATGA
- a CDS encoding Ppx/GppA phosphatase family protein, protein MTRYAAVDCGTNSIRLLIADVVDGQVTELHRTMEIVRLGQGVDATGSLAPEAIARTREALERYVDMMAFEHVTTVRMVATSASRDADNRDEFFDMTAQLLGRIQPGARAEVITGEEEAELSFRGAVADLDAQRGPFCVVDLGGGSTEFVVGNEDGIRGELSTRMGCVRLTERILRSDPPTPEEIEEARDYVRGQLALVLDAVPVAQARTLVGCAGTFTTLSALAQGLETYDPAAIHGSELNFGALRVMTSQLISEGAATRALNPVIHEGRADVIGSGSVIVEEIMDFMGYHAGVESVVISEKDILDGIIDKLAAPIG, encoded by the coding sequence ATGACCCGCTATGCAGCTGTTGACTGCGGCACCAATTCCATTCGCCTGCTCATCGCCGACGTCGTCGATGGCCAGGTCACGGAGCTTCATCGCACCATGGAGATTGTGCGCCTAGGCCAGGGCGTGGACGCGACCGGCAGCCTCGCCCCGGAGGCCATCGCGCGCACCCGCGAGGCACTCGAGCGCTACGTGGACATGATGGCGTTTGAACACGTGACCACCGTGCGCATGGTGGCCACCTCCGCGAGCCGGGATGCGGACAACCGCGATGAGTTCTTTGACATGACCGCCCAGCTCCTCGGACGCATCCAGCCGGGCGCGCGCGCTGAGGTTATCACCGGGGAAGAGGAGGCGGAGCTGTCCTTCCGCGGCGCCGTGGCCGACCTGGATGCGCAGCGCGGGCCCTTCTGCGTGGTCGACTTGGGCGGCGGATCCACGGAGTTTGTGGTTGGCAACGAAGACGGCATCCGCGGCGAGCTGTCCACGCGGATGGGCTGTGTGCGCTTAACAGAGCGGATCCTGCGCTCAGATCCCCCGACGCCCGAGGAGATCGAGGAGGCGCGCGACTATGTTCGCGGCCAGCTGGCCCTGGTCCTCGACGCCGTGCCGGTGGCCCAGGCGCGCACCCTGGTGGGGTGTGCCGGGACGTTTACCACCCTGTCCGCGCTGGCTCAGGGGCTAGAAACCTATGATCCGGCGGCCATCCACGGCTCCGAGCTGAACTTTGGGGCCCTGCGGGTGATGACCAGCCAGCTCATCTCCGAAGGCGCAGCAACCCGGGCGCTCAACCCGGTCATCCATGAGGGTCGCGCCGACGTGATTGGCTCCGGGAGCGTCATCGTTGAAGAGATCATGGACTTCATGGGCTATCACGCGGGGGTGGAGTCGGTGGTCATCTCAGAAAAAGATATTTTGGATGGGATCATTGATAAGCTCGCCGCCCCGATAGGCTAA
- a CDS encoding AMP-binding protein, which produces MSERLAHTPARVQIKQFFESLPPLVKSGVLRVGTPAAQAATVGAIGRWGMSLASLVEGANGSFPDRIALVDDDGLLTFSGLRTDARRFAQGLKARGVTEGSIIAIMARNGRGIVLPMIAAGYLGAQAMILNVGSSPEQIKRIISEHGADVLVVDDEYAGVLDSLPTPGVIAYGHVDGHPSITDIITEYHPDITLAHRPKQQPTVIMSSGTYGIPKGVTLPVPRTPKVLGGIVNKIPWRVGGVVQLTASMFHAWGWLNLHLGLATGSTLVTHRYYDPNQAAADCERYQVTGIVSAAVFLRELIDAVDAHKGTIGPLDFIVSSGNAIPPQLVRELIARFGPVVCNFYGSTEHGQISIASGEEMAADPTTAGTPGLGVRLTVFRDDGQEAAVGEEGAVFSSNSMSTMGFLSSRDHADTRDGMIATGDRGYIDASGRLYICGRADDMVIKGGENVFPREVEEFLGTVDGVDDVFVHGIQDDIIARLDAFIVRGTLADGSQLTAAQVRDIVRANLANHNVPDRVYWVDWLPRNDGGKVVPRELSERILDLDDPQAH; this is translated from the coding sequence ATGTCAGAAAGACTGGCTCATACTCCTGCGCGCGTTCAAATTAAGCAATTCTTCGAATCGCTGCCCCCACTAGTCAAGTCCGGGGTTCTGCGCGTCGGCACCCCGGCAGCTCAGGCAGCAACCGTCGGCGCCATCGGACGCTGGGGAATGTCCCTGGCCTCCCTCGTCGAGGGGGCCAATGGCTCCTTCCCGGACCGCATCGCCCTGGTTGACGATGATGGCCTGCTCACCTTCAGCGGCCTGCGCACGGACGCCCGCCGCTTCGCCCAAGGCCTCAAGGCCCGCGGCGTGACCGAGGGGTCCATCATCGCCATCATGGCGCGCAACGGCCGCGGAATCGTGCTGCCTATGATCGCCGCCGGCTACCTGGGCGCCCAAGCAATGATCCTCAACGTCGGCTCCTCACCCGAGCAGATCAAGCGCATCATCTCCGAGCACGGGGCCGATGTGCTGGTTGTTGACGATGAATACGCCGGCGTCCTCGACTCCCTGCCCACCCCGGGCGTCATCGCCTACGGCCACGTCGACGGCCACCCCTCGATCACCGACATCATCACCGAGTACCACCCGGACATCACCCTGGCCCACCGGCCCAAGCAACAGCCCACGGTCATCATGTCCTCCGGCACCTACGGCATCCCCAAGGGAGTCACGCTCCCGGTGCCGCGCACGCCGAAGGTGCTCGGCGGCATTGTCAACAAGATCCCGTGGCGCGTCGGCGGAGTGGTGCAACTGACCGCGTCCATGTTCCACGCCTGGGGGTGGCTCAACCTGCACCTGGGCCTGGCCACGGGCTCCACGCTGGTCACGCACCGCTACTACGACCCCAACCAGGCCGCCGCGGACTGCGAGCGCTACCAGGTCACCGGCATCGTCTCGGCCGCGGTGTTCCTGCGGGAGCTTATCGACGCCGTCGATGCCCACAAGGGCACCATCGGCCCGCTGGACTTCATCGTCTCCTCCGGCAACGCCATCCCCCCGCAGCTGGTCCGCGAGCTCATCGCCCGCTTCGGCCCCGTGGTGTGCAACTTCTACGGCAGCACGGAGCACGGCCAGATTTCCATCGCCAGCGGCGAGGAGATGGCCGCCGACCCCACCACCGCCGGAACCCCGGGCCTGGGTGTGCGGCTGACGGTCTTCCGTGACGACGGCCAGGAGGCCGCCGTTGGGGAGGAAGGCGCCGTCTTCTCCTCCAACAGCATGTCCACCATGGGCTTTTTGAGCTCGCGGGACCATGCAGACACCCGGGACGGCATGATCGCCACCGGCGACCGCGGCTACATTGACGCCTCCGGGCGCCTCTACATCTGTGGCCGCGCCGATGACATGGTGATCAAGGGCGGCGAGAACGTCTTCCCCCGGGAGGTGGAAGAATTCCTGGGCACCGTCGATGGCGTCGATGATGTTTTTGTCCATGGCATCCAAGATGACATCATTGCCCGACTCGACGCGTTCATCGTGCGCGGCACGCTTGCTGACGGCTCTCAGCTGACCGCAGCGCAGGTCCGCGACATCGTGCGCGCCAACCTGGCCAACCACAACGTCCCTGATCGCGTGTACTGGGTCGATTGGCTGCCGCGCAATGACGGCGGCAAGGTTGTCCCCCGGGAGCTTTCCGAGCGCATCCTCGACCTCGACGATCCGCAAGCACACTAG
- a CDS encoding GDSL-type esterase/lipase family protein, protein MSRRCCGRRGGAPTAAAAPGDNIVTFGDSYFANPNPDEFFGSKIAHQAPEQIRNAPGIKERLDGYAPGGCGHDKANIPARVGMKTGVEVRDYSCSGATMYTPSAGTTLQGEVDKAVAEHALDGQTKLVVIQIGFNDTYQQALTPKPVKANLYGAAADRAVAAIRGAAPNARIMFMNYPTISEPNTSMQCLIHVDVVGQPVDGGVPAFWIEVGEKETSEFAQAAAERNGGEFLDVRTPTANRHECTPDNQRIVAGVIDTRTKDYNLPVHLNAEGEEILANEIAARY, encoded by the coding sequence GTGTCTCGGCGTTGCTGCGGGCGTCGGGGGGGGGCTCCGACGGCGGCCGCAGCGCCCGGCGATAACATCGTCACCTTCGGCGATTCCTACTTTGCCAACCCCAACCCGGACGAGTTCTTCGGGTCCAAGATCGCTCACCAGGCGCCCGAGCAAATCCGCAACGCCCCCGGAATCAAGGAACGCCTAGATGGCTACGCGCCCGGCGGTTGCGGCCATGACAAGGCCAACATCCCGGCGCGCGTGGGCATGAAGACGGGCGTGGAAGTTCGGGACTACTCCTGCTCCGGGGCAACCATGTACACCCCCAGCGCGGGAACCACCCTCCAGGGCGAGGTGGACAAGGCCGTTGCTGAGCACGCCCTGGACGGGCAGACCAAGCTGGTGGTCATCCAGATCGGCTTCAATGACACCTACCAGCAGGCTCTGACCCCCAAGCCGGTCAAGGCGAACCTATATGGCGCGGCAGCTGACCGCGCGGTGGCCGCCATCCGTGGCGCGGCACCCAACGCCCGCATCATGTTCATGAACTACCCCACCATCTCTGAGCCGAACACCTCCATGCAGTGCCTGATCCACGTTGACGTTGTGGGCCAGCCTGTCGATGGAGGTGTTCCTGCTTTCTGGATCGAGGTCGGCGAAAAGGAGACCTCCGAATTCGCCCAGGCCGCAGCCGAGCGCAACGGCGGCGAATTCCTGGATGTGCGCACGCCCACGGCCAACCGCCATGAGTGCACCCCGGATAACCAGCGCATTGTCGCCGGGGTCATCGATACCCGCACCAAGGATTACAACCTTCCCGTTCACCTGAACGCCGAGGGTGAAGAAATCCTGGCCAACGAGATCGCCGCACGCTACTAA
- a CDS encoding Bax inhibitor-1/YccA family protein, whose protein sequence is MRSSNPVLRTLTDTDRRSGDTLRGTMQQGYPSAPAPTQMDQQRPMTVDDVVTKTGITLAVIIALGAATFVTGMYNPGIAMILTGIGAIGGFITVLVSTFGRKFGSAVVTLLYAAFEGLFVGGFSFVFANVSFGQGANQSSGMAIVGQAIVGTVGVFLGMLFVYKSGAVRVTPKFNRIVTGAIVGVAVLTLINLIAAVFFNYNPLRDGGTLAIIFSLVCIVLAALSFLQDFDLADGMIRAGAPANQAWGVALGLSVTLVWLYTEILRLLSYMRNS, encoded by the coding sequence GTGAGAAGCAGCAATCCTGTATTGAGGACACTGACGGACACCGATCGCCGCTCTGGGGACACCCTTCGCGGCACCATGCAGCAGGGTTATCCCAGCGCGCCGGCCCCCACCCAGATGGACCAGCAGCGCCCCATGACCGTCGATGACGTGGTCACCAAGACCGGCATCACGCTTGCCGTGATCATCGCCCTGGGCGCCGCCACCTTTGTCACCGGCATGTACAACCCGGGCATCGCTATGATCCTGACCGGCATTGGAGCTATCGGCGGCTTTATCACCGTCCTGGTATCCACCTTCGGCCGTAAATTCGGCTCGGCCGTGGTCACGCTGCTCTACGCCGCCTTTGAGGGCCTGTTCGTCGGCGGCTTCTCCTTTGTCTTTGCCAACGTGTCCTTTGGACAAGGCGCCAATCAGTCCAGCGGCATGGCCATCGTGGGTCAGGCCATCGTGGGCACCGTCGGCGTGTTCCTGGGCATGCTCTTCGTGTACAAGTCCGGGGCGGTGCGTGTGACGCCGAAGTTCAACCGCATTGTCACCGGCGCGATCGTCGGCGTGGCGGTGCTCACCCTGATCAACCTGATTGCCGCGGTGTTCTTCAACTACAACCCGCTGCGCGATGGCGGCACGCTGGCCATCATCTTCTCCCTGGTGTGCATCGTGCTCGCCGCACTGAGCTTCCTCCAGGACTTTGATCTTGCCGATGGCATGATCCGCGCAGGTGCTCCGGCCAACCAAGCCTGGGGCGTGGCCCTGGGGCTGTCCGTGACCCTGGTGTGGCTGTACACCGAGATCCTGCGACTGCTCAGCTACATGCGAAATAGCTAG
- the greA gene encoding transcription elongation factor GreA, whose product MADQKKQYITPETKAKLEAELQTLIDHRPEVAAEINERREEGDLKENAGYDAAREMQDQEEARIKQISEILANSTTERSGVEEGVAHIGSVVHVYYNGDKDDKETFLIGTRAAASDNKDLETYSEQSPLGAAILGAREGDTREYTAPNGKTLTVTIVSAAPYDSDKAATPRAAQ is encoded by the coding sequence ATGGCAGACCAGAAGAAGCAATACATTACCCCGGAAACCAAGGCCAAGCTCGAAGCGGAGTTGCAAACTCTCATCGACCACCGCCCCGAGGTGGCCGCAGAGATCAACGAGCGGCGCGAGGAAGGCGACCTGAAGGAAAACGCGGGCTATGACGCCGCCCGCGAGATGCAGGACCAGGAAGAGGCCCGCATCAAGCAGATTTCCGAAATCCTGGCCAACTCCACCACCGAGCGTTCCGGCGTGGAGGAGGGCGTGGCCCACATCGGCTCCGTGGTGCACGTGTACTACAACGGCGATAAGGACGATAAGGAGACCTTCCTCATCGGCACCCGCGCCGCCGCCTCGGACAACAAGGACCTGGAAACCTACTCCGAGCAGTCGCCCCTGGGTGCGGCGATTCTTGGCGCCCGGGAGGGCGACACCCGGGAATACACCGCCCCCAACGGCAAGACCCTCACGGTAACCATCGTCTCCGCCGCGCCCTACGACTCCGATAAGGCCGCCACCCCACGCGCAGCCCAATAA
- a CDS encoding DUF4307 domain-containing protein — MSTNTSPSDQPTRRARYGGADPRTRAQVSPRGGVSGKIVAVIMVILLALLVIFVARYLANRQEDTVKAQMTDFERIDDSTFHMDIDVTRNNPSVPSYCIVRALNFDMAEVGRREVLLPPGGEEQQRIPVDIVTRSEAVSGNVYGCSTTIPSYMDL; from the coding sequence ATGAGCACCAACACCTCCCCTTCTGATCAGCCCACTCGCCGCGCCCGCTATGGTGGCGCCGATCCGCGCACCCGCGCGCAGGTCAGCCCGCGCGGCGGGGTCAGCGGAAAGATCGTGGCCGTCATCATGGTCATCTTGTTGGCCTTGTTGGTCATCTTCGTTGCCCGCTATTTGGCCAACCGCCAAGAAGACACCGTCAAGGCGCAGATGACCGACTTCGAGCGTATCGACGACTCCACCTTCCACATGGATATCGACGTCACCCGCAACAACCCTTCCGTACCCTCCTACTGCATCGTGCGGGCGCTCAACTTCGACATGGCCGAGGTGGGCCGCCGGGAGGTTCTCCTACCCCCCGGAGGCGAGGAACAACAGCGTATCCCCGTAGACATTGTGACCCGTTCGGAGGCCGTCTCCGGCAACGTCTACGGCTGTTCGACCACCATCCCGTCCTATATGGACCTGTGA
- the mca gene encoding mycothiol conjugate amidase Mca encodes MLKATGERKVHAVNATNTEGLRLMAIHAHPDDESSKGAATMARYAHEGHRVMVVTCTGGERGDILNPAMDRPGIKEDLRNVRRKEMDAAIAALGVEHVWLGYEDSGLPEGDPLPPLPAGCFALQDSDAVARDLVRVIRDFRPHVIITYDENGGYPHPDHLKVHETSMIAWDKAGDDTYVVPGDAPAWTPLKLYYTHGFVRQRMQLFHDLLIRDGKTSPYAPMLERWENHKADIMARVTTQIPCADYFPHRDAALRAHATQIDPAGAFLVTDPAVQAQLWPTEEFELAATRVSTDFPEDDLFAGIPTGDTPDNPGAIE; translated from the coding sequence ATGCTCAAAGCGACAGGCGAAAGGAAGGTTCACGCGGTGAATGCCACGAACACCGAGGGGCTGCGGCTGATGGCCATCCATGCCCACCCGGATGATGAGTCCTCCAAGGGGGCAGCCACCATGGCCCGCTACGCTCATGAAGGGCACCGCGTCATGGTTGTCACCTGCACCGGTGGGGAACGTGGGGACATTCTCAACCCGGCCATGGACCGCCCTGGGATTAAAGAAGACCTGCGCAACGTGCGGCGCAAGGAAATGGATGCCGCGATCGCAGCGCTGGGCGTGGAACACGTCTGGCTGGGCTATGAGGATTCCGGCCTGCCGGAAGGCGACCCGCTGCCGCCGCTGCCCGCGGGCTGCTTTGCTCTGCAAGACTCTGACGCGGTGGCGCGCGACCTCGTCCGCGTCATCCGGGACTTTAGGCCCCACGTGATAATTACGTACGACGAAAACGGCGGCTACCCCCACCCGGATCACCTCAAAGTCCATGAGACCTCCATGATCGCCTGGGACAAGGCCGGCGATGACACCTATGTAGTCCCCGGCGACGCCCCCGCGTGGACGCCGCTGAAGCTGTATTACACCCACGGGTTTGTCCGCCAGCGCATGCAGCTCTTCCACGACCTGCTCATCCGCGACGGCAAGACCAGCCCCTACGCGCCGATGCTGGAGCGCTGGGAAAACCACAAGGCCGACATCATGGCCCGGGTGACCACGCAGATTCCCTGCGCGGACTACTTCCCGCACCGCGATGCGGCGCTGCGCGCCCACGCCACCCAGATCGATCCGGCCGGCGCGTTCCTGGTCACTGACCCCGCCGTGCAGGCCCAGCTGTGGCCCACCGAGGAGTTCGAGCTGGCCGCGACGCGGGTGAGCACAGATTTCCCCGAAGACGACCTCTTTGCCGGTATCCCTACTGGTGACACGCCGGATAACCCGGGCGCGATAGAATGA
- a CDS encoding isoprenyl transferase, whose protein sequence is MRFLPRRLLYPLYEARLEKELKGLPQPKHVAVMCDGNRRWAREAGFDDVSHGHRVGARKIAEMIRWCRDTQVQVVTVYLLSTENLKRSPEELQLLFSIIGEVVDELAGADNDCRVRVVGHLDALPTELAQRMAQAEQATKDNPGVTVNVAVGYGGRQEIVDAVRALVAEKVAAGTPAEDLEESVTVDSISRHLYTSGQPDPDLVIRTSGEQRLSGFLLWQAAYSEIWFTDTYWPAFRRIDLLRALREYSKRSRRFGK, encoded by the coding sequence GTGAGATTTCTCCCGCGCCGCCTGCTCTATCCGCTCTATGAGGCTCGGCTGGAAAAGGAGCTCAAAGGCCTGCCGCAGCCGAAGCACGTTGCTGTCATGTGCGACGGCAATCGCAGGTGGGCGCGTGAGGCCGGCTTCGACGATGTCAGCCACGGGCACCGGGTGGGGGCGCGCAAAATCGCGGAGATGATCCGCTGGTGCCGGGATACCCAGGTGCAGGTGGTCACCGTGTATCTGCTGTCCACCGAGAACCTCAAGCGTTCCCCTGAGGAACTTCAGCTGCTGTTTTCCATCATCGGCGAGGTCGTCGATGAGCTCGCGGGCGCGGACAATGATTGCCGGGTGCGCGTTGTTGGCCACCTGGATGCGCTGCCCACTGAGCTTGCCCAGCGCATGGCGCAGGCAGAGCAGGCCACCAAGGACAATCCGGGCGTGACCGTCAACGTTGCGGTGGGCTATGGGGGACGCCAAGAGATTGTCGACGCCGTCCGCGCGCTCGTCGCCGAGAAAGTCGCCGCGGGCACTCCCGCTGAAGACCTTGAGGAAAGCGTGACGGTGGACTCTATCTCCCGGCACCTCTACACCTCCGGCCAGCCCGATCCGGACCTGGTGATCCGCACCTCAGGAGAGCAGCGGCTCAGCGGTTTTCTCCTCTGGCAGGCCGCCTACTCCGAGATCTGGTTCACGGACACGTATTGGCCGGCGTTTCGCCGCATCGACCTGCTGCGCGCGCTGCGCGAATACTCCAAGCGCTCGCGGCGCTTTGGAAAGTAG
- the coaA gene encoding type I pantothenate kinase, whose translation MHPPRGHNGAMPSTPYLEFDRTQWRTLRQSMPQVLTEEEVVALRGIGENIDLEEVAEVYLPLSRLIHLQVSARQQLTSATDTFLNSQPQHVPFIIAVAGSVAVGKSTTARLLQVLLQRWDTHPRVDLVTTDGFLLPAAELSRRRMMNRKGFPESYDRRALLRFITDVKSGEPEVTAPVYSHQLYDRVPGAVQTVARPDILILEGLNVLQTGPTLMVSDLVDFSVYVDAPTAIIESWYIQRFLTLRSTAFREPDAHFGHYATLDDAAAITEAREIWQSINLPNLVENILPTRVRASLVLRKGDNHQVNRVRLRKL comes from the coding sequence ATGCATCCCCCGCGAGGGCACAATGGTGCCATGCCCAGCACCCCTTACCTGGAATTTGACCGCACCCAGTGGCGCACGCTGCGCCAGTCGATGCCCCAGGTACTGACGGAAGAAGAAGTTGTTGCCCTGCGCGGCATCGGCGAAAACATTGACCTTGAGGAGGTCGCGGAGGTCTACCTGCCGCTGAGCCGACTGATCCACCTCCAGGTCTCGGCCCGCCAGCAGTTGACCTCTGCGACGGACACCTTTTTAAACTCCCAGCCGCAGCACGTGCCGTTTATCATCGCGGTCGCCGGGTCCGTGGCGGTGGGCAAGTCCACCACCGCCCGGTTGCTTCAGGTTCTGCTCCAGCGCTGGGACACCCACCCGCGGGTGGATTTGGTGACCACGGATGGTTTTTTGTTGCCCGCAGCCGAGCTGTCGCGGCGGCGAATGATGAACCGGAAGGGCTTCCCGGAATCCTATGATCGGCGCGCCTTGCTGCGTTTTATCACCGATGTGAAGTCTGGCGAGCCGGAGGTCACCGCCCCGGTGTATTCCCACCAGCTCTACGATCGTGTCCCCGGCGCGGTGCAGACCGTGGCGCGGCCGGACATCCTCATTCTTGAAGGCCTCAACGTCCTGCAGACCGGCCCCACGCTCATGGTGTCAGATTTGGTGGATTTTTCCGTCTACGTTGACGCGCCTACCGCCATCATCGAGTCGTGGTACATTCAGCGCTTTCTTACCCTCAGGTCCACGGCGTTCCGCGAGCCGGATGCGCACTTCGGGCATTACGCCACGCTTGACGACGCCGCCGCAATCACCGAAGCGCGCGAAATCTGGCAATCCATCAACCTTCCGAACCTTGTGGAAAACATCCTGCCCACCCGGGTTCGCGCCAGCCTGGTGCTGCGCAAGGGGGACAACCACCAGGTCAATCGGGTACGGTTGCGCAAGCTCTAG
- the glyA gene encoding serine hydroxymethyltransferase, producing MSSDLRTQSLAELDPEVSQAIAGELTRQRETLEMIASENFVPRAVLQAQGSVLTNKYAEGYPGRRYYGGCENVDVIEDLARERAKSLFGAEYVNVQPHSGAQANAAVLHAAARPGDTIMGLSLAHGGHLTHGMKINFSGRLYNVVAYEVDPQTMRVDMDKVRQLALEHRPKVIIAGWSAYPRTLDFSAFRAIADEVGAVLWVDMAHFAGLVAAGLHPSPVPHAQIVSTTVHKTLGGPRSGMILATQDWAKKLNSAVFPGQQGGPLMHVIAAKAVALKIAATPEFKERQERTLEGARILAERLSAQDCAAAGVDVLTGGTDVHLVLVDLRNSALDGQQAEDLLHAAGITVNRNAVPFDPRPPMVTSGLRIGTPALATRGLDAAAFAEVADVIAAALTGGTNTDVDALRARVSAVAQQYPLYEGLEDWKLA from the coding sequence ATGAGTTCTGACCTGAGAACGCAGTCGCTCGCCGAGCTGGACCCGGAGGTCAGCCAGGCTATCGCGGGAGAGCTGACCCGTCAGCGCGAGACCCTGGAAATGATCGCCTCAGAAAACTTCGTGCCACGGGCGGTGTTGCAGGCTCAGGGCTCCGTACTGACCAACAAGTACGCGGAAGGCTACCCGGGGCGGCGCTACTACGGCGGCTGCGAAAACGTTGACGTCATCGAGGACCTCGCCCGCGAGCGCGCGAAATCCCTATTCGGGGCCGAATACGTCAACGTCCAGCCGCACTCCGGGGCGCAGGCCAACGCCGCGGTGCTCCACGCTGCGGCGCGCCCCGGCGACACCATCATGGGGCTGTCCCTGGCACACGGCGGCCACCTTACCCACGGCATGAAGATCAACTTCTCCGGTCGCCTGTACAACGTGGTGGCCTATGAGGTGGATCCGCAGACCATGCGCGTGGACATGGATAAGGTCCGTCAGCTGGCCCTGGAGCATCGCCCGAAGGTCATCATCGCCGGCTGGTCGGCCTACCCGCGGACCTTGGACTTCAGCGCGTTCCGGGCCATCGCAGATGAGGTCGGCGCCGTCCTGTGGGTGGACATGGCCCACTTTGCGGGCCTGGTCGCCGCCGGCCTGCACCCCTCCCCGGTGCCGCACGCGCAGATCGTGTCCACCACGGTGCACAAGACGCTGGGTGGGCCGCGCTCGGGCATGATCCTTGCCACCCAGGATTGGGCTAAGAAGCTCAACTCTGCGGTATTCCCGGGCCAGCAGGGCGGCCCGCTCATGCACGTCATCGCCGCCAAGGCCGTGGCCTTGAAGATCGCCGCGACCCCAGAATTCAAGGAACGCCAGGAGCGCACCTTGGAGGGGGCGCGCATCCTTGCCGAGCGCCTGTCCGCCCAGGACTGCGCCGCCGCCGGCGTCGACGTGCTCACCGGCGGCACGGATGTGCACCTGGTGCTGGTGGACCTGCGCAATTCTGCCCTTGACGGGCAGCAGGCAGAAGACCTCCTGCACGCCGCGGGCATTACCGTCAACCGCAACGCCGTGCCCTTCGACCCGCGCCCGCCGATGGTGACCTCCGGGCTGCGCATCGGCACCCCGGCGTTGGCCACCCGCGGCCTGGACGCCGCCGCGTTCGCGGAGGTTGCCGATGTCATCGCCGCCGCCCTGACCGGTGGCACCAACACCGATGTGGACGCGCTGCGCGCCCGGGTGTCGGCAGTGGCACAGCAGTACCCCCTCTACGAGGGGCTGGAGGACTGGAAGCTGGCCTAG